CGGCCGGAACTGCCGCACTGGCAGCAGCAGCCGGCGCTTTCCCGCGCGGGTCAGGGCAGGTCGAAGGCGAGTAGCACGTTGCCGTGCTCGCTCGGGTACATCGGCTCGTACCCGGTCTGGACGTAGAGCGTGCCGTTGGCGACGACCGCGCCGCCGTTTCCGGAGATCGAGCCCCCGCACCCGGTCAACCCGTTGGCACCTGCGAAGTCCCGGACGGTGTCGTACTCCCACAGCACCTCGCCGGTTTCAGCGGAGTAGATCCGCATCTTGCCGTCGGTGCTGCCCTCGTAGACCAGGCCCGGCGTGGAGGTCACCGCGGGCGTGTGCGCGAGCACGCACTGGTCGGGATGCGCGGCCGCACCGCCCCAGTCGCAGCCGTCAGCCGGGTTGGGCGTGGTCCACACGACCTCACCGGTCGCCGGGTCCATGGCGTTCAAGGTGCCCGGGCCGGCGAAGTAGCTCGCCGCGTACAGGCGTTCGCCGTCGTAGCTGGAACCCCACTGGAGCCCGGTCGCCCCGCCGAGCGGGGACGGCACCGACAGCTGCCTGCGCCAGCGCACCTCACCGGTCCGCGCGTCGAAAGCGTGGTAGACGCCGCTCTTCTGCCCGACGCCGACCAGCGTGCGCCCCTGCACCGGGAACAGGTTCGGGCTCGCCCCGAGATCGAAGTCCAGCGCGGTGCCGTCCTGCAGACCCGGGCAGTAGCCCGCCGAATCGGGGACGTTGCACAGGTCCCGCCAGCTGTCGACGTCGGTGACCTGCTGCTTCCAGCGCAGCGTTCCGTCGATGGCGTCCAGCGCCAGCAGGGTGTCGAAGTCGCCGCCGTTGCCGGAGTAGTTCTGCCCGGTGCCCACGAACAGCGTGCCGGTTTCGGCGTCGATGACCGGCGATCCCCACACCCCCGCGCCGGAGGGCTCGTACCGGGTCGCACCGCTGGGCCAGGTGCCGACCGCTTGCGGTTCGGGAACCGTGTAGTAGCGCCAGATCAGCTCCCCCGTCTTCGCGTCGAGGGAATCGACGTGCCCGCGGAAGGTGCAGCACGGGTAGTCCGGTCCGCCACCGTGCTCGGCGCTGGAGGCGCCCAGGTAGATCCGGCCCTGGTGGTACAGCGGCGAGCTGGTGTGCCAGCCACGCGGGTGGTCTTCGGTGTCCACCGCCCAGATCAGCTCGCCGGTGCGCTGGTCCAGCGCGTACGCGTATCCGCGGCTGTCGCCGAAGAAGACCTTGCCCTCGGCGACCGCAGGACCGGTCGCCCCGTTGAACGCCACTCCGTCCATCGGCGCCGGGCCCACCGACGTCAGGTCGAACTGCCACTTCAGCTGCCCGTTGCGGGCGTCGACGGCGTAGAAGCGCGCGTCCGGTCCGCCGAAGAACACGTCGTCGCCGACCACCGCGGGCTGGCTCTTCACCCATGCGCCGGTCTTCGGGTAGGCGAACGCCCACTTGAGCTTCAGCCCGCCGACGGTTTCGGGAGTGATCCGGTCCTCGGCGCCGTTGAACCGCGATCCGGCGAGATCGCCCTGCCAGCTGGGCCAGTCACCGGGCCGGGCGCGCTCGTCCTCGCTGGCCGAAGCACTCACGGCGCCGCCGAGGAGCACGGCAGCGCTCAGCAGGACCAGCCATCCGCGTGCTCGGCGCATAGGATCCGCTCCCCTGGTCCGATTCGTCCTGCCCAGCCTGGCAGCAACGCCGGTTCCAGTCGATCCGCCACCAAGACCAGGCTTCCGAGCACCAACAGGCCGCAACCGTTGCGAGCAAAGGACTCCTGAAGTCCTCAGTGGACGAAAGAGGTGGCGGCCCCGAACGGGGCCGCCACCTCCTCGATCAGCGGCGGGAGAGCACCCACCAGGCCTGGAAGGCCGCGAAGGCGAGCACCACCGCGCCGACCACGCTGGTCACGTGCACGCCGTAGGTGAAGGCGTGCGCCGCCGAATCGCGCAGGGCCACCGCCTGCTCCAGCGGCAGCTCACCGGCCACCGCCAGTGCCCCGCCGAGCGTGTCACGCGCGGTGTCCACAATGGATTCCGGCAGGCCGGTCACGTCGACGTGGCTGCGGTAGGCCGCCGTCACCACGCTGCCGAGGACCGCCGTCCCCAGCGCCGCACCCAGCTCGTAGCCGGTCTCCGAGATCGCCGAGGCCGCGCCCGCGTTCTCCGGGGCCACCGTGTTCATGATGGTGTCGTTGGTGGCCGTCTCGGTGATCCCCGCGCTGACGCCGACGATCATGAACGCCACCACCACCAGCCAGGCACTGCCCTCCGACGGCAGCAGCACCATCAGCAGGTAGCCCAGACCCGTCGCGAACATCGCCACACCCAGCAGCTCGGCCAGCCGCACCCGGCGGATCAGGCGAACCGCCACCAGCGAGCCGACCACCGACAGCCCGATGCCCGGCAGCAGCGCCAGGCCCGCGCGCAGCGGGGACATCCCGAGCACCAGCTGCAGGTACTGGGTCATGAAGAACAGCCCGCCGACCATCACGAACACCGCCAGCAGGTTGCTGGCCACCGCCACGCTGAACCGCGGCTTGGCGAACAGGCCCAGGTCCAGCATCGGGTCGTCGAGCCTGCGCTGCCTGCGCACGAACGCGTACCCGGCGATCAGCGCCACGGCCACCGCGGGCAGCGCCAGCGAGCCGCCGCCGGCGAACTCCTTGACGCCGAAGACCAGCGCCAGCATCGCCAGCAGCGAGAGCCCCGCGCTGGGCAGGTCGTAGCGGCCCGGGTTCGGGTTGCGCGATTCCGGGATCACCAGCGGTCCGACGATCAGCAGCAGCACCATGACGGGCAGGTTGATCAGGAACACCGATCCCCACCAGAAGCGCTCCAGCAGCAGGCCGCCCAGCAGCGGCCCGAACGCGGCACCACCGGCGAAGGTCGCCGTCCAGGCGGCGATCGCGGTGGTCCGGGCGCGCGGATCGGTGAAGATGTTGCGGATCAGCGACAGCGTCGAGGGCATCAGCGTCGCACCGGCCACGCCCAGCAGGGCACGGGCGGCGATGAGCAGTTCGGCGCTGGGCGCGAACGCCGCCAGCACCGAGGCCAGGCCGAAGCCGGTGGCGCCGATCAGCAGCAGGCGGCGACGGCCGATCCGGTCGCCGAGGGTGCCCATCGTGACCAGCAGTCCGGCGAGCATCAGCGAGTAGATGTCGACGATCCACAGCAGCTGGCCGCCGGTCGGGCGCAGCTCCTCGCTGATGTGCGGCACGGCGAAGCTCAGCACCGTGTTGTCGACGGAGATCAGCAGGACGGGCAGCAGCAGCGCGCCGAGCGCGGTCCACTGCCCACGGGAAGTACTGGGCGATTTCAGGTTGGTCATCTCTACACGGCCTCGATTGATCTGTACCGTCCAGACGGTACAGAAGTGGTCCGGTAGGGATACTAACCGTCCAGACGGTATAGTTCAAACCGTGGCTGCCTCCGACACCCGAGACCGCATCCTCGACGCGCTGCAGCGGATCCTGATCCGCAAGGGAACCGCGGCGGTGACCCTGGAATCGGTCGCCGCCGAAGCCGGGGTGTCCAAGGGCGGCCTGCTCTACCACTTCCGCTCCAAGCAGGCGATGCTGCAGGGCCTCACGCTGCGGCTCGACGACGCGGCCGAGGCTGAGTTCGCGCAGGCCACCGAGGACGGCGTCGACGTCGTCCGGTACTTCCTGCAGACCTCGCTGCCCGCCAGCGACGAGGAGATGGCGCTCTACTGGTCGGTCATCGCCGCGCTGCGCAGCGCCGAGGGCCTCAGCGAGGCCGGCAGCGAGGTGCTGGCCAGGGTGTTCGGCCGCTGGTCGGAGCTGCTCACCGACCACATCGGCGACCCGGTGCTGGCCGAGATCGTGCGCCTGGTCGGCGACGGCCTCTACCTCAGCGCGCTGTCCGGCCTGCCGCACCCGGACCCGGAACTGATCAAGAAGGTCTTCGACCGGCTGCTCGCGCAGGTCGCCGAAGCCCGCCAGGCTTAGGCCGCGCCACGCGCTCGGGCGACCGGGCGGTCACACGTCGGCAGTCTTCTCGTTCACCGGGCGCGAGCTTCCCACCTCAAGGCCGATCACGGGACGGGTTCCGCCACGATCGGCGGTACCGGGGTGTCGGCGCAGGGCACCCAGCGGGGTCCGTCCGGGCCGAACACGTCGCGGGGCTCGGGGAACGCCCGGAGCAAACCGAGATAGCCGACCGCCGCGAGCACCAGGGACAGCGGCAGGCTGATGTCCATCCCGCCCGCCAGCTCGCCGAGCGGCCCGACCAGCTGGCCCGGGATGTTGACGAACAGCAGCGCGACACCGGCCGACAGCAGCCACGCGGTCATGCCGCGCCAGTTCCAGCCGTGGTGGAACCAGTAGCGCCCGCCCCGCTGCCGCCGGTTGAACACCTGCGAGGATCATCACGACCATCCACGGCCCGGTGCAGGTCACGATCAGCGCGGCGAAGGTGGAGATGCTCTGCACCAGGTTGAAGCCGAAGCGGCCGACGAAGATCAGCCCGATGGACAGCACGCCCACCAGCACCGTCGCCCGCACCCGCGAGAAGCGGGGGAACACGCTGGAGAAGTCCAGGCCGGTGCCGTACAGCGCGGTGGTGCCGGTCGACAGGCCGCCGATGAGCGCGATCAGGCACAGCGGCCCGAAGTACCAGCCCGGCGACACCGCGAGCAGCCCGCCGACGTAGTTCGGGGCGTCACCGGCCAGGTACTCCGGCGCGGATCCGGCGATCACCGTGGCGGTGATCAGCCCGAACCCGAACGGGACGATGGTCGACAGCTGCGCGAGCAGCGCCGCTGCCACCACGCGGGCGCGCGGCGTGGTCGAGGGGATATAGCGCGACCAGTCGCCGAGGAACGCCCCGAAGGACATCGGGTTGGCCAGCACGATCAGCGCGGAGCCGACCAGGGCGTCCCCGGAGCTCCACACCGAGATCGCGAAGAACGTGACCGCGGTCAGCAAAGACAGGAACGATCCGACGACGCGCCCGTGCACGCCCAGGTGCGCCGAGGACGAGACCGCGTTGTTGGTGCCGTTGACCGTGCCGAACACCGCCATCGGGCACAGCACGAGCGCACCCGCCACCAGCCCCAGCGCGGTGGCGGCGAGTCCCTGCCAGAACGACAGCCCGAACAGGATCGGGAACGCGCCGAGCACCGCCGTGGAGAACGTGTTCGCGCCGCCGAAGCACAGCCGGAACAGGTCGAGCGGCCGCGCCGTGCGCTCAGCGTCGGGGATGCGCTCGACGCCGTTGGTCTCCACCCGCTTGAACG
This portion of the Saccharopolyspora antimicrobica genome encodes:
- a CDS encoding TetR/AcrR family transcriptional regulator, which gives rise to MAASDTRDRILDALQRILIRKGTAAVTLESVAAEAGVSKGGLLYHFRSKQAMLQGLTLRLDDAAEAEFAQATEDGVDVVRYFLQTSLPASDEEMALYWSVIAALRSAEGLSEAGSEVLARVFGRWSELLTDHIGDPVLAEIVRLVGDGLYLSALSGLPHPDPELIKKVFDRLLAQVAEARQA
- a CDS encoding purine-cytosine permease family protein, yielding MGEAPAFKRVETNGVERIPDAERTARPLDLFRLCFGGANTFSTAVLGAFPILFGLSFWQGLAATALGLVAGALVLCPMAVFGTVNGTNNAVSSSAHLGVHGRVVGSFLSLLTAVTFFAISVWSSGDALVGSALIVLANPMSFGAFLGDWSRYIPSTTPRARVVAAALLAQLSTIVPFGFGLITATVIAGSAPEYLAGDAPNYVGGLLAVSPGWYFGPLCLIALIGGLSTGTTALYGTGLDFSSVFPRFSRVRATVLVGVLSIGLIFVGRFGFNLVQSISTFAALIVTCTGPWMVVMILAGVQPAAAGRALLVPPRLELARHDRVAAVGRCRAAVRQHPGPAGRAARRAGGRDGHQPAAVPGARGGRLSRFAPGVPRAPRRVRPGRTPLGALRRHPGTADRGGTRPVIGLEVGSSRPVNEKTADV
- a CDS encoding outer membrane protein assembly factor BamB family protein gives rise to the protein MRRARGWLVLLSAAVLLGGAVSASASEDERARPGDWPSWQGDLAGSRFNGAEDRITPETVGGLKLKWAFAYPKTGAWVKSQPAVVGDDVFFGGPDARFYAVDARNGQLKWQFDLTSVGPAPMDGVAFNGATGPAVAEGKVFFGDSRGYAYALDQRTGELIWAVDTEDHPRGWHTSSPLYHQGRIYLGASSAEHGGGPDYPCCTFRGHVDSLDAKTGELIWRYYTVPEPQAVGTWPSGATRYEPSGAGVWGSPVIDAETGTLFVGTGQNYSGNGGDFDTLLALDAIDGTLRWKQQVTDVDSWRDLCNVPDSAGYCPGLQDGTALDFDLGASPNLFPVQGRTLVGVGQKSGVYHAFDARTGEVRWRRQLSVPSPLGGATGLQWGSSYDGERLYAASYFAGPGTLNAMDPATGEVVWTTPNPADGCDWGGAAAHPDQCVLAHTPAVTSTPGLVYEGSTDGKMRIYSAETGEVLWEYDTVRDFAGANGLTGCGGSISGNGGAVVANGTLYVQTGYEPMYPSEHGNVLLAFDLP
- a CDS encoding MFS transporter, encoding MTNLKSPSTSRGQWTALGALLLPVLLISVDNTVLSFAVPHISEELRPTGGQLLWIVDIYSLMLAGLLVTMGTLGDRIGRRRLLLIGATGFGLASVLAAFAPSAELLIAARALLGVAGATLMPSTLSLIRNIFTDPRARTTAIAAWTATFAGGAAFGPLLGGLLLERFWWGSVFLINLPVMVLLLIVGPLVIPESRNPNPGRYDLPSAGLSLLAMLALVFGVKEFAGGGSLALPAVAVALIAGYAFVRRQRRLDDPMLDLGLFAKPRFSVAVASNLLAVFVMVGGLFFMTQYLQLVLGMSPLRAGLALLPGIGLSVVGSLVAVRLIRRVRLAELLGVAMFATGLGYLLMVLLPSEGSAWLVVVAFMIVGVSAGITETATNDTIMNTVAPENAGAASAISETGYELGAALGTAVLGSVVTAAYRSHVDVTGLPESIVDTARDTLGGALAVAGELPLEQAVALRDSAAHAFTYGVHVTSVVGAVVLAFAAFQAWWVLSRR